The sequence CGGCGGCTCTATGTCGCTGGTGGACATCCTCACCGCACTGTATTTTTCGGTAATGAACATCGATCCGGGAAATATGAATGATAACAAGCGCGATCGTTTTATTCTGAGCAAAGGACACTCGGTTGAAGGCTACTACGCCGTTCTTGAACGGAGAGGTTTTATCGATCGTGCGCTGCTTGACACTTACGGTAAGTTTAATTCGGATCTCACCGGTCACCCAACCCGTAAAATTAAGGGAATTGAGGTGAATTCGGGAGCACTCGGACACGGACTTTCTGTTGGTGTTGGAATGGCAATTGCTTCGAAAAGACAAAACCTGGGTTTTAAAACCTATGTGTTGATGGGAGATGGAGAACATGGTGAAGGATCGATAATGGAAGCTGCAGCATCTGCGGGTCATTATAAACTGGACAACCTGGTTGCAATTATCGACAGGAATAACTTACAGATCAGTGGACCTACAGAAGATGTTTTGGCTATTGAAGATTTGCAGAAAAAATATGAAGCAAATGGCTGGGCAGTAGTAAATGTTGACGGACATGATATGGGAGCACTG comes from uncultured Draconibacterium sp. and encodes:
- a CDS encoding transketolase, whose translation is MDYSINELEKEAIEIRKRTLEVIYSAGGGHTGGSMSLVDILTALYFSVMNIDPGNMNDNKRDRFILSKGHSVEGYYAVLERRGFIDRALLDTYGKFNSDLTGHPTRKIKGIEVNSGALGHGLSVGVGMAIASKRQNLGFKTYVLMGDGEHGEGSIMEAAASAGHYKLDNLVAIIDRNNLQISGPTEDVLAIEDLQKKYEANGWAVVNVDGHDMGALIEVFNSCPMEANKPTFIIANTIKGKGASFMENKAVWHHKVPGAEELEMAIKELNERKEALYV